From a single Fulvivirga ulvae genomic region:
- a CDS encoding cytochrome ubiquinol oxidase subunit I, giving the protein MDDLMAARSQMALSLGFHIIFACIGMVMPFFMATSHFFYLKTGDLNHKNLTKAWSKGVAIFFVTGAVSGTMLSFELGLLWPKFMEHAGPIFGMPFSLEGTAFFIEAIAIGFFLYGWDRFNPWFHWVTGLIVGISGLASGILVVAANGWMNSPSGFDYVDGKYINIDPIAAMFNDAWFTQALHMTIAAFVATGFAVAGIHALMLLKGRNVAFHVKAFKIAIIFGGIAAIIQPVSGDISAKDIAKRQPAKLAAMESHFETTKRAPLLIGGIPDEKNKTVDYAIEIPGALSFLAHGDFDATVIGLDQIPEENHPPVLVTHLAFQIMVIAGMIMVGLGLLYFFAAWRRKSWLNKKWFLTLFVAATPLGFIAVEAGWTVTEVGRQPWILYGFMKTSEALTPMPGITYSFLIFTLVYLSLSAIVIFLLYRQIKSVPELYSDNHSKKSAEPTQ; this is encoded by the coding sequence ATGGATGACCTGATGGCTGCACGGTCGCAAATGGCCTTATCTCTCGGATTTCATATCATTTTTGCGTGTATAGGCATGGTAATGCCTTTTTTTATGGCAACATCGCACTTTTTCTATCTTAAGACAGGTGATCTGAATCATAAAAATCTCACTAAAGCATGGAGTAAAGGAGTTGCTATATTCTTTGTTACAGGTGCTGTGTCGGGCACCATGCTTTCTTTCGAGCTGGGCCTGCTTTGGCCTAAATTTATGGAACATGCAGGCCCTATCTTTGGGATGCCATTTTCACTTGAAGGAACAGCTTTTTTTATTGAAGCTATAGCTATTGGATTTTTCCTGTATGGCTGGGACAGGTTTAACCCCTGGTTTCACTGGGTTACCGGTTTAATCGTTGGTATTAGCGGGTTGGCTTCGGGTATTTTAGTAGTAGCAGCTAATGGGTGGATGAACAGTCCTTCGGGTTTTGATTATGTTGACGGTAAATATATAAATATTGACCCTATCGCGGCCATGTTTAATGATGCATGGTTTACGCAGGCCTTACATATGACCATCGCTGCTTTTGTAGCAACGGGCTTTGCTGTAGCTGGTATTCATGCCCTTATGCTGCTAAAGGGCAGAAACGTAGCTTTTCATGTTAAGGCATTTAAAATAGCTATTATTTTCGGAGGCATAGCAGCGATTATCCAGCCTGTTTCAGGTGATATATCAGCCAAGGACATAGCCAAACGACAGCCCGCCAAACTAGCCGCTATGGAGTCGCATTTTGAGACTACAAAACGTGCTCCTTTGCTGATAGGTGGTATCCCCGATGAAAAAAACAAAACCGTTGATTATGCTATAGAAATTCCCGGGGCACTCAGTTTTTTGGCCCATGGAGACTTTGACGCAACTGTTATTGGCCTGGACCAGATTCCGGAAGAGAATCATCCGCCTGTTTTGGTAACACACCTGGCTTTTCAAATTATGGTAATAGCCGGTATGATCATGGTAGGGCTGGGTCTGCTGTACTTCTTTGCTGCATGGCGAAGGAAAAGCTGGCTGAACAAAAAGTGGTTTCTGACGCTGTTTGTCGCCGCTACGCCGCTTGGCTTTATCGCCGTTGAGGCCGGGTGGACTGTTACAGAGGTAGGCCGGCAGCCCTGGATCTTGTATGGTTTTATGAAAACCAGTGAGGCATTAACGCCAATGCCAGGCATTACCTATTCCTTTCTCATATTCACATTGGTATATCTCTCATTATCAGCCATTGTTATCTTTCTGCTTTACAGACAGATCAAGTCTGTGCCTGAGCTATATTCTGACAATCATTCTAAGAAATCGGCAGAGCCAACTCAATAG